The nucleotide window TGTTTGCTTTTTCAAGGAAATCTTTACGAGCAATGACAACTGTTACTCCTGAAGGACCTAGGTTTTTTTGTGCGCCAGCATAAATCATGGCAAAATTTGAAACATCCACTTTTTTCGAAAGAATATCAGAAGACATATCAGCGATTAATGGAATGTCACCAGTTTTTGGGAATATTTTCCATTGAGTTCCGAAAATTGTGTTGTTTGATGTTAAGTGAACGTATGCTGCATCCGCATCGATATTAATATCTGTAATCGCAGGGATGTTTTTATAATTGTTTTCTTTCGTACTAGCTGCTTCTACTGGTGTACCAAAAAGTTTTGCTTCTTTGAATGCTTTTTCTGACCAAGCGCCAGTTTGTATATAGCTTGCTTTTTGGCCTTCTGCTAAGAAGTTCATCGGAATCATTGTAAACTGTAAGCTAGCGCCGCCTTGTAGGAATAACACCTCATAGTTTTCTGGAATGTCGAAAAGTTTACGTAGACGTGCTATTGCCTGATTATGGACTTCTTCAAAAGTAGCGCTACGATGACTAAGTTCCATAACTGACATGCCTGTGCTCTTAAAATCTACAAGTTCTGCTTGGGCTTTTTGTAATACTTCGATTGGTAATGCAGAAGGACCTGCATTAAAGTTGTATGCGCGTTTAGTTGTTACTGTCAATGGAAACACTCCTTATGATTTATAAATTATCTATAGTCTGATAATATACTCTTTTTGAATAAATGTGGGAAAATTCATGAAATTATTTTTTGAAAACACATAAATGAGAAAAATGAATCTCAAATACACGAATTTTTGTACAAATCAAAAATGAAATGTTCGGTTTTAGAACGAAAAAGTATTTATGTTAAGTACGATTATACAGCTTTTCACATTGAACTGTACTAAATATATGACGCACAGCTAACATTCCTTGTTATAATTTTTACATAGTTATACGAAGTGAGGGAATGAAATGAACGAAACTTTCCAAGTGATGGGGGAAATGGCGAAAAAGAAGGCGAGTATATTAAAGAGAAGTATCTTTGCCTACTTAATGCTCGCTTTTTTTGGCGGCTTATTTATTGGCTTTGGCATGATAACCTTTATTGTAATAGGAGGCTTGCTGTCACCAACAGAAGTACCAACGATGAAAATTATACAAGGAGTAACATTTGGTATTGCCTTATGTATGGTCACATTTGGGGGCGTAGATCTCTTTACTGGAAACAATTTAGTAATGACGATTGGTGCATTAGAGAAAAGGACAACATGGCTTGATTTAATAAAAGTTTGGACAATCAGCTATAGTGGAAACTTTGTCGGTGCATACTTTTGTGCATGGATGCTATTTATGACTGGCTATGTAGTGGGAGATATGGCGGCTTTTGTAGAAAAGGTAACAATCATTAAAATGTCTGCTACAACAATGGAGCTTTTATTCCGAGGAATTCTATGTAATATACTTGTATGCTTAGCTGTTTGGTGTACTTATCGTGTAAAAAATGAAGTGGCAAAAATTTTACTTATTTTCTGCTGTATTTATCCGTTTATTTTATCAGGGTTTGAACATAGTATTGCAAATATGATGCTCTTCTCATTAGCAATGCTGATTCCCCATAGTGATACAATTACATTTAGTGGAGTAGTACATAATTTAATTCCTGTAACAATTGGAAATATTATTGGTGGAGCGGTCATTTTAGGAATAGGACTTTGGCTCACTGAGCATGGAAAGGATCGGAAATTTTAAGTGACAACTTAATTTTTAATTGAGTTGTGTACAAATAAAGCATGTTGATGACCATTAGCTTGTTTCTAATACTTAAGTGTGCCAGTATAGACGTAGAAATAGTAGGGGG belongs to Solibacillus sp. FSL R7-0682 and includes:
- a CDS encoding formate/nitrite transporter family protein, with amino-acid sequence MNETFQVMGEMAKKKASILKRSIFAYLMLAFFGGLFIGFGMITFIVIGGLLSPTEVPTMKIIQGVTFGIALCMVTFGGVDLFTGNNLVMTIGALEKRTTWLDLIKVWTISYSGNFVGAYFCAWMLFMTGYVVGDMAAFVEKVTIIKMSATTMELLFRGILCNILVCLAVWCTYRVKNEVAKILLIFCCIYPFILSGFEHSIANMMLFSLAMLIPHSDTITFSGVVHNLIPVTIGNIIGGAVILGIGLWLTEHGKDRKF
- the serC gene encoding 3-phosphoserine/phosphohydroxythreonine transaminase produces the protein MTVTTKRAYNFNAGPSALPIEVLQKAQAELVDFKSTGMSVMELSHRSATFEEVHNQAIARLRKLFDIPENYEVLFLQGGASLQFTMIPMNFLAEGQKASYIQTGAWSEKAFKEAKLFGTPVEAASTKENNYKNIPAITDINIDADAAYVHLTSNNTIFGTQWKIFPKTGDIPLIADMSSDILSKKVDVSNFAMIYAGAQKNLGPSGVTVVIARKDFLEKANTNIPTMLKYETHVKNNSLYNTPPTFGIYMLGEVLKWVEQQGGLEAIEKQNEEKAKLIYDAIDHSNGFYYGHATEDSRSLMNITFRVADEVLEKKFLAEAKEAGFVGLNGHRSVGGCRASAYNAVPVEACKALADFMVKFQQANQ